GTCGTGCTCGTAGGAATGCTCCAGGAATTGCCATCACCGACAAAAAAAGCATGACCTTCTAAGTCTCTCACTTCCTCAAAAGCCAATGCACTGAAGTTGAACATGTAGACCAAAAAAGAAGTAGTCACATGCCTCCTCTGCGAAGGAATAAGATATCCATAACGAAAAACCATGTAAAGCTTTCCCAATGACTCCACCAAATAAAGTTTTCGTGGTTCCCGTACATCTGGTTGATGGGAAGCAATAACTTGTACCTCAGGTAACAGAGGAGCATCAAGTTCAAAGCGTACCAGTGTGCCTTCACCACAAAGTCCATATACTTGGTCATTAAGACATGCAACatctttgaatttcaaattgtcCGGATTGGTAACAATGACCCATTCATCTTGTCCTCTTCTGTTCAAAGCTGCTCCTTCTCCCACTCTAGCAAAAGCCAAGCAATTCATGGGGCTGAAAATTGCAAAGACAAGGAAAGATAGCTCATGATCATGGGAGGGGTCCTTGAAAAGAATGAATTTGTGTGCAAGGCGAAACCACTCCTCTGGAGCATCTCCACGAATTGTGTCTAGTGGTGGAAGAGCAATTGGCTCTCCTTTCACAAGGGGCACAAGGTGCGCTCTATAATCAGGACCCAAGGCTACAACCCAATTATGTTGAGACCCCCAGCAGCGTTTTCCGCAGAGTGCTTTGGATAGTGGTAATTGATAACGATTTTTGTTGATGAGACTAAAGAACCGTCGCCTGTGAGCGTGTGGCGTCTCGGAAAGCATCAGCCAAGGAAGCTGATGAGGCCTTGTAATAGTATTGGCAAAACAAGCAGAACGCCATGTTCGGGAAATCCCTGTAGCCGCCATAAAATCTTCAAAGCTATGAAGTCGATTTACAATTTCACCCACGAAATCTATGTGGAGTTGGGACCAGTCATTGGAGTCTAACCCAAAATTCAAGGTTACAATAGAAGAACGATTAACTTGATATCTTTCCatatacaaaagaaagaagcccataaataataataaaaaaacataatcatcgACATGAATATGGAACGCTCAGCAAAGGAAATGTCTCCTATCTGACTTGTAAAGCTCGACAAATTTACCGATTGAAGACTGATGAAAGATATAGAAATCTTATGTCGGCGACTGAGAGTGATGGAGCTAATGCTACGATTAATAAGAGAACTTTCCTTAATTCTAGTTACTATCTCAAACGCTAAATAATTATACCCAATAAAGGTCATCATCAAGCAACGCTCAGCCAAGGAAATGTCTGAGATCATAAGGACAGTCAAGATAAAcgaaattacaaaaagaaatctAGGCAACATTAAAGAAATCCCATGGCGTTGACTGAGAGTGATGGAGCAAACACTATAACGATGAAAATAACGAATAACTAGAAATTTTTCCATTCCAGATTTGATAATAGGTATGTATGCCGTGTAGTTGAGTACAAAAAGAACAACGGTGAGGCCAAAACAGAACCAAGCACCGCGATTGAGAGTGGTGGTCTTAATACCGTAAAGTAAAGTACTCACTGACCTCATCTTGTATTCAAGTAAACAAAGAACAGAAGCGAGGCCAAAACACCACTCACCGCGATTGAGAGGGGTGGTCCTAATACCGTGATGATCATAATAGTCAAGTAAAGGACTCACTGACCTCATCATGGAGTTGAACATGTTACTCTCTGAAAATTGAAGACCTCAAAACAAGCTAATCAATAATCACAACGGCAAACTTAGCTCCAAACGATAATATATGAGATCGACAAGAAATTTAGACCAATCTAGATAAGGTCTGCTATGTGTGAAAGCTAACAAATACAAGAGCGGTCAGAAACTCAGAATGAATGAGATCATGTTTGCGAAAGTAAAAGTAGCCTTCATCTGGAAAAGTAATTTGAATATTCAATCCAAGAAAAAGACAACTGAAGAAACTACTCAATGTCACGATGTTAGACGCGAAGTTGAAGGATGATGCTAATTCGTTAGTTcacaatatttaatttattactttttaagttAATTAGTTTAGTCTTTGAGGACCAATATTTGAATCATCCAGCCGATCATCAATTAGCTTCATTTTTTGATAAAGTAAACATCACCAATTAGCTTCATAGTTAAGTTTTCCCGCTCAAAACTCACCTAACTCAATTGCTTTGGTACCAATGTTAACAATATCCTTAATATCTTTTGCTGCCCATTTCAAGAACTCAATATTTCGGTACCAACCTATTTAGATGTACAATTTCAGGATTACTACTAAATtagtaacaaataaaaaaagttatttctcattttttttttttttttttttttttttttttttttttttttttttttaagttataactCATTGCTATTATTAagccaaataatatatgtgggGGAGGATTTTGATCCAAGCCCGCAAGCAGTTTGTCCGCTCTGGGGCCGAAGGATCCACACGGCTTTGTTCTTTGTAAGCGACGTGAGCAGTTTTTTAGACTTGCTCCCACATCGAAGAAAAATGCACCCCACTTATGCCTTATAAGCCTTAGCTGAAGGCAAGAGTGTACCACTACAATAATAGCAAAATACtattaaattgattattcaaaaaatgacaaaatactattttagtccttgaactttatttaaagtttgttttttatccCTAAATTTTAAGAAGTTTATTTTTCGTccataaattattgaaaagttCATCTTTCATCTCTAagctattgaaaatgttttatttatgtccttaaactttattaaaagcttgtttttcattcctaaactattgaaaaaagttctttttattcctttttttgtctctaaactattgaaaagcTCTTTGCAAagtttaagaatgaaaaaaaaaaaaaactttttaaagttttgggacaaaaaacaaatttttgttaaaatttatgaaccaaaatagtattttatccaAATATTGCTGGGACATATTTATaaattgtaagaaccaagtataagacttctgggccttagatcacttgggctcacaatttatttgtagtgggcttgaggatttcctactatgggtcgttctcggcagagggactcaaagcaacgcccagttgatattcactcacttgactgttttctctcaaattttctgaaccctttcttctcccaactttcttctatttataaccaaggttagtggggagattatgattacagccaccgttagtgctactgaaggtccaatattatttgattaaagtggatgtttaggtgagagagcggtgctgcatttatgatcttggaacttggtttcaccttgaccgattatgttcggcaactcagtttcctgtgcataccacattttcccgaGAACGGTTCATATACTtgaccgggaacgtttgaccgatcacctcttggaactcAATGCCCTACACTCGTCTGTACATTAAGGAAGCTTCAAGAAGGGCGCAGGATGACTGGACCTTTTTACTGGGCCTGCGCCCAAGGCCGGTATGGGActaggcccagggcctgtatgggcctgggatctcggtgccgtacataAATCATGAAATTTCGAGGgagctttctttctttcaagaaAGATTTCTTTCGAGGAAGCTTTCTTTATAAACCAAGATTTATTGCCTTGTCCATAGCAATAATCTTGGTTTAAAGTTTATGATTTTTGAAGGTGATGCCAAGGTTGTCATTGATTCTATAATTTGATCATCTTCCGATCTTCCATGGGAAATCTCTTCCATTATCTCAGACATCCGCAACCTTTTTCCGTACTTTTCTATTGCAAAATTCTCTTTTTGTTATCAATCATGTAATGAGCTTACTCATCATTTAGCCCATTGGACATGTATTTCTCCAAATTGGGGATCCTAATCCCTCTCTTCCATCCCTTCGTGGGTCCTTTGTAAAAGGAAGTTAATGGGTCAATTCCTTCATTGTTGTCTATGCTTTTTTTGGAGTCTAGGTGtccccttcttttttcttaatatatcatctttcttataaaataaaataaaaaattttaaaaaaaaccttaaactcCAGTTCCACCACCTACCACGTTCCACGTTACTTTTCTACtccaattcttttttatttcaaaacttaatcaattattaaaagaaaaaagaaagtggcTAAGTTCATACTGGGGAACCTTAAAGAAAGACCATAACGGCGAGTGATGATCCTAAGACCATCATTGACTGACCTCAAAGTCATGGAATTCAATGTGTTTTGAATGAGACAGACAAGAAACTGAGACCAATTAATCTAGCTAGAGCCAGGTCTACTGTGTGTGGAAGGCTAACAGATACATTTTGGGAAAGTATGTAGGGTTGCATTATCAGTTTGCTTAGTTCTCCCATGTTTATCTTGGACTGCTTTTGGAGAAgcaataaaattctattttttgtttgtatacATCTGCCTTGTTTAGCACTAGCAATAGTAGTGCTAAATACCTGTTTGGATACGGCTTAAAATCCCAGTGTTTGgcattttggcctttttttttttttttgagaagtcaaTTTTCCTGTGATTATGCACTGTttagtgggtcccgtgcactattCATGGAATCCACAAACcccttttttcaacaaaactttcattaaaaatgggtcccacaacactattcacaaatttaaaaattattttgctacagtgtttttaattttcagaaaaataagcggtatccaaacggaccataaatagctatattactatttttagcaccactaataCTTAAAGAGAATAAATTAGGTCAGGAGCTGGCGTAAAAGGTGTGTTTTACGCCAGCCAATCCTGACCCACCAcgtcacctttttttttttttttttttttttttcagcaaaaatgaTTAAGCATCtccccctctctttctcttctctcctcaCCCGATCTCTCCATCTCTGAATGAAACCCATGACCCCCATGTCTAGAGCTTCAAAGCTTAACACAAGCCACCAACACCACTGCCAACACAGCACTAACCTCCTTCTTTCCACAAAATCCCATTCAAGTCCCACCCTTTTCTCcttccaaaaccaaaaccccTCCTCCACTTCCACCCTTTACTCGCATCTCCACCAAGCAACCCGGAGCCTCTACCCACCAACCAATCATGGCAAACCCATGAAGCCCAACAAGCCATTTTCGAGCTTCTCCAAGGATTCGGGGTCTCCCAGGCCAATTCGGACTCCATTTCTTCAAACTCGCCAAGGTATTTGAAGATGCTTGTTAATGGGGTCAGGGATTTGGACGAGCTCTCACTATGGGGTTCATGCGGAGCTGAAGGTAAAGACTTTGCTGTTGCTGGAGATGCTGTTGTTGGGTTCAAGAAGAAGGTCCTTTATATGGCCAAGGAGAAAGGTGATAATGGCAAGGTTGCGTTCCTGCAAGGGACTGGATGTAATCCCTTTAGGCCTTGACCAAGTTGCTAAAGGACTGGTGCCATTGCTGGACCTCAAGCTCAAGCTAGAGAGCTGATTGTTTGTGAATCTCGGATGTGGCTTCAATTGATGGGATGGTTTTGAGGTACTTCAGCTACTGAACTATGTGGGTttggagaagagaaagagagggctTAATCATTtttgctggaaaaaaaaaaaaaaaagggtgacgTGCCGAGTCAAGATTGGCTGGCGTAAAATACACCTTTTACACCAGCTCTTAACCCAATTTATTCTCATACTTAAAATGCATGCTACAGCAATGGTGCTAtagctaaaatatatatatatatatatatatttttattaaactctctctctcctctcgttaaaaaaatattttatcttttctttctttttctctctctccagtttctcttctttcttcctttttccttctcattttttttctctctccctcatcGTCGAGACCCATCTAGCAGAAAGGGCATGAAAGTAGCCAGGGTGTTATCGTAAGCAGTCACAGTAGTTGTAAAAGAGTAGAATTAAGCAATTAAGTAGTCACACGACTCACACCTAGAGTATGTTTTAGagcttttttacaaaaaaagttTAAGCCTTCATTACTTGTTCCCTTCTATTTCAAAGCCATGAAATCCTGTTTTCCCAGGCTGATACAGCTATTGCTTCGATGTGATAATTAAAAAGTGCTAGTTTGTAGAAGAGTAGCATTAGcaaggtgcaaagtgtaataacCACACACGGAGACAGACCAATTGGTGAACTTCAACGTTGGTAAGTTTTTGAAGCTACTCTAATCCCACACCAAAAAAGTATGAGGAACTGTAAAAATCATACATTTGTGTGGTGGTTTTTggctaatttggatttttggcaGTGGTTGTGGGTGGTTGTTCTTGGCTTGCTAGTTGTTGTTGGGTGGTTGTTCTTGGTTGGCAGTGGTTGTGGATTGTGCCATTGATCAGTTTGTGGTGTTTTTTTGGTAGtgggatgtattattttattgtgatgtttatattattttattgtgttgaaaactaaaatagatctactgctgctggatgttttgtaaaatgagtaggtaaaatagataaaataattttttgtgatgccaaatagctaaaaaaataactccgctgctgtggatgctctcgTGATTGTTGCTTTCAATGCCTAAATTTCAATACAGATAAAACATTGATTGCTGTTgcaattattatttgtttgtttactgaattttttaaaagacaATATTTGGCATCCTAGCACTTCTTTTGATTATGGCATATTCTAATATCCAAACAACTTGGTAGGGGGTAAACGGGGAGAAAGGAAAATGGAGGGTGGATGGAATTTTCTGCCGCTGTGTATGATGGGGAAAGGAAGGATGAAAAAAGAGGAAATGGGTTGGCTTTTGGAAAAAGAGTGGAATTGGGGAAGGGGTGAGGAATGTATGTTTTATATATTGGTCCCTCGATTCCTCAATATTTAAGGGTTATTGCTGAGATCAACAAGCCAATAAGCTTTAGCTCaaatgtcttttattttcctgTTAGAATAGGATGGAAGATGAAGCTGTGGGTTCAAAACATTTTGAAAGCTTGTTtaacttaccaatcaaaaaagTATATTGGTTAAAAACACACTTAAGAAACAGACAAGAAAGGAGAAGGtgataaggtttttttttttttttttttttttttttttttacaattcaatTTCAACCCAAGAAAGATAAAGACATTGAAGAAAcagacaaaaccaaaaaaagtgccgaaaattcatgcatttcattccaGCCAATCACCAATTAGGAATCAGCTtcatagttttttatttttattttttgatgaaaggAATTAGCTTCATAGTTAGTATTGGCATCCgaaattgtaaataatattctattttaccacttaaaaaactactttatttgttatattctctcactttacaatatatgTATTATCccattttctattttactatacaacccattcaaaaaatacatactacccaataaaataatataatccaaTTGCTTACTTACTATAgtaaaagagagggagaagagaagaaagatacattaaaaaaattaattaaaaaaataggaacTTCCTACAGTAACATCTTACTTGTAAAATCTTACTATACTGTAGttaaattgtaataatttttacaaCTAGCGTGTTGGATAATGCCCATTTTTATGATTTGATGCAAAAATATAACTTATATGGAGTTTTACAACTCCAAATACTAAAGCTCTTAAGGCTACTTTATTGGAACATAATGCTAGAATTCATTTTGTTTAAAACGTATCacgacataatttttttttccctaaaaactTGCCTTCAATATCATTTTGTTTCCCACACACGATGCGCAGATACTTTgcaaattcatttgaaataatttttatattttttaaaacctatttATAATACTCATTTTGTTGtgtaatatttatgttttaccACAACATTGTTTAATGCtttgaaacttaattttcttaatttatattttatggaaatttttttttatataattggtttCTGAATACTGAGTGAAATTTCTATACTAATCTAAATTTCTAAGGTTGGAACAATCAAGTTTTTAAGACATTTCTAGGAGActaacatattatattatatgtagactttattttttaaattgattaaatgattttaaaatttgaaattttataaatttaaattcaaagcataaaatactttcatatcctaaaattacaaaaattcaagCAATCTCTTAAACACTTCCTCAACCTCAACTACTCCATTTTCATAACCAAATACCAACCCACAAATCTCAAACACCCATTTCATTATCTCAACAAAAGGAAATCATTTGTTAGTACCGGCATATAGAGAATGtaataatataaagaaaaaatggttaaaaacatttccatttataaaaaatttaattgccTATAGCTAGACttctaaataaaacaaaataaaaacacaaaaaaacactCTAAAATCATCATTGACTTTCACCTTTATCGTCATGGCTCACATCGATATTGCACTATATAGCAGTAAAAAACTACaaagaaacttgaaaattatGAGTTCTAAAACATAATATATAGAAAACAACTaatctaatcaataatcaattagaatgtttctttttatttctttttagttctaaaacaaaatacaattatGACTTTCTCACACCAAACACCTACAAATCCAAAGCCAATTACATCCTTTTTAGAACCCACAACATCTAACCTTAATATCAAAGCAATAAGTTGCATCGTTACTCAATGAAAAATGCAGATTCTCTTCCTTGGTTATAGCCAACTCATATGAGTTAAGATTAGATAGGATGATGAAGTTGGAGTTAGGTAGGTGTCATTGAAACGTTGAAGATATATGACATCATTCTTGATTCGGATGTATTCGAGATGAGATGGCATGAAAGGTTGTGGGCATAGGAGGTTTTTTAGCTTGAAACatttaatcaaataaaacaaagagtCTTACAAAGAATCCTTATTCTTTAATAGGAAAAGTCTTGAAGCATCGaaccaaacaaaccaaaaatgtttattcatgttaagaacataaggaacATGCAAactaatggttagatttttaaaattcaaacccaataaataaatattgctGGGGCCCTTTTTGCGTTAACGAGTCAAGGCCCGTTCAGGCCGTTCTGCTATGCTCAAGCCCATGGAGTAGTGGGTTAGGGAGTTGGGACTGGCCTATTATCCCAATGAGATTATGTCACAAGTTAGATTGTGTGCAAGCGAGGCATTTCCAATACGCAAACGGGGGGGAGGAGTGCTATGGCAGAATGGGTATCTCAACAAAAATAGCAGATAGTGCCACTGCAAAACAACTGAtacaaaaaatatgataaaagaTGCCACAACAAAACAACTGAtacaacaaatataataaaagatgGCACGACAAAACAACTGATAcagcaaatataataaaagatgCCACGGCAAAATAACTGATacaataaatatgataaaaGATGCCACAACAGAACAACTGATAcagcaaatataataaaagatgCCACGGCAAAACAACTAAtacaacaaatataataaaatgtttttcGAGTGTAAAATATTCTTAAGTGAAAACATTTTTCAAGAAGGAAAAACTTTCAGGTGTTTAGTTGCATTCCAAAAAAGTgctttgaaatataaaaagaaaaatattcatttatttacgTATTTAAGTCTCAATATTATTTAAATCAATCGAATTAAAGATGCGTAAATTTGTAAAGTTGTTACAATAATCTTGTTAATTTAAGCTATCACTGTTCATTTTACAtctagtgtgcgtttggatacagcttattttgaagaaaactgaaaattgaaaacaataaaaaataattttttttttctgtttattaTTGTTTGACACTATTCATTGGCCTAAAATTACTCCATGGCCAATGAACTGTGCATAATGcgttggttaaaaaaaataataaataaataaaagtgccTGAAACGCAGACGTCCAAAACGTGTCGCAAATCCAAACAGagctctaattttttattttttatttttgtatctcAATGATAAATGAAAATAGTTCACAgtaaatgatataaaataagataaacaattaagaatattaagaaaatattgtaatattttaatgaaatagagttTATAACGAGTaacttatgtatttttttaaaaatacataagGTATATACATTTTTCAAGTACCAATTTGATCGTTCAAGTGAGGGATATAACGTAGAAGGtttctattcaaaattcaaacctctcaaatttctttttcttttttttaattgtgtgtagattttgaaaatataatcatTGGATTGtttgttcttattatatcttttattcttgcaaaacttcaagaagataaaaaattaattgatatattatcaatcacactacatgtttaaatttcaaaatttttgtggtttaaaattatacataaaaaataagtttattaattaaatagtaaataaattttgacatacatgttaagaacataaacaATATACCATCtaacaattagatttttaaaattcaaacttaataaaaaaaacagaatttctgccgtttattcttaaaaaaaatatatattaaaaaaaaaaaaaaacagaatttgACAGGTGTTTTGTTTGAACATGGAGGACAAAAGGTAAGGCTTTAAGGGTTTTACTGGTAAAGGATAGTGAGGGCCCAGTCCACCTATGAGTTGGATTAGGCTTCCGGTTGCCAATATAAATGGGTTCAGCccaaacaaatttaattaatcaagAGTTTAAACTTGGGTTTATTGAATGCTTTGTTATCAAAATAGAATGGAAGGTCTATCTAGCTAAAAgaatggtttatttatttatttataaggaTTGGTTTATTGATTTACTGATTGAATCTGTGGTTTATAGGTTTAAACGTTggttcaataaataaaatatatattttataactataataaaatagtattttcacATGCTAAACACAGggttcaataaataaataatatgggGTTCAAGCGCTCCAATTGTTGCCCAATTTTCCATACTTAGGAAGAATGAGACGCATTACGGAATTAGATTTCAGTCTTTAAGaactttccattccattcttaaAATCAATCTTGTATGCATGTAAAAACCTCTAACCGAATCGTATAGAT
The DNA window shown above is from Quercus lobata isolate SW786 chromosome 7, ValleyOak3.0 Primary Assembly, whole genome shotgun sequence and carries:
- the LOC115952119 gene encoding putative F-box protein At1g65770, with amino-acid sequence MACWASWVCHDWLVGRGSGLLGGDASKGWKWRRGFGFGRRKGWDLNGILWKEGGWYRNIEFLKWAAKDIKDIVNIGTKAIELDSNDWSQLHIDFVGEIVNRLHSFEDFMAATGISRTWRSACFANTITRPHQLPWLMLSETPHAHRRRFFSLINKNRYQLPLSKALCGKRCWGSQHNWVVALGPDYRAHLVPLVKGEPIALPPLDTIRGDAPEEWFRLAHKFILFKDPSHDHELSFLVFAIFSPMNCLAFARVGEGAALNRRGQDEWVIVTNPDNLKFKDVACLNDQVYGLCGEGTLVRFELDAPLLPEVQVIASHQPDVREPRKLYLVESLGKLYMVFRYGYLIPSQRRHVTTSFLVYMFNFSALAFEEVRDLEGHAFFVGDGNSWSIPTSTTPAVTNRIYFTDDHWDWPMYLGGAYGGRDLGGFNMENRLMQSLPFGKISPPSHSRPILVTPPIRLD